The DNA sequence tggtctcaaccgtacaggatccatataaaccaattatcaaactattctttctattttctgggttatctttcaagtgtactaataaattcttcggcggtaaggaatcaaatgctagagaattcatttctaatggatatttttactaagaaatttgataccatagtcccaattattcctcttgttcgatcattgtctaaagctaaattttgtaccgtatccgggcatcctattagtaagccgatttggaccgatttatcagattgtgatattattaatcgatttggccggatatgtagaaatctttctcactatcatagtggatcctcaaaaaaacagagtttgtatcgaatgaagtatatacttcgactttcgtgtgctagaactttggcccgtaaacataaaagtacagtacgcagttttttgcaaagattaagttcgggattattagaagaattctttacggaagaagaacaagttctttctttgatcttccccaaaataacttctttttatttacatggatcatatagagaacgtatttggtatttggatattatccgtatcaatgacctggtaaataatttataataaaattaggcataaaacaatacaatagaaatagaagatataatagaaatgatctatagatatagagatcaagagaaaaaaatattcacgaattctcattctgaaatgctcatgctcattctgaaatgctcatgtaagtagtgtagtggttgaatcaactgagtagtcaaaattcttatactttcttcttttttctcgggatgttttttatatgtatacatagggaaagtcgtgtgcaatgaaaaatgcaagcacggtttggggagggattttttcctctattgtaacaaggaaaaattatctactccatccgactagttccgggttcgagtcccgggcaacccatacggaaaatagaaaaataaatctttcttttctacttttctattttaattcacttcatttacaaatttaattcatttcatttacaaattttgatgtatttagtcgtagatatttggtgtatttagtcgtagatagataagatagatatctgtctgttctgttgagattggttgacattgacatataagtcatgctatactgTTAAATAACAAGTCTTCTATTATCTATCTCATTTCTAGTTATAGTTAATACGTGTGCTTGGGAGTCCTTAAAAATTGAATAAACCAAGATCTTACCATGACTGCAATTTTAGAGAGACGCGAAAGTACAAGCCTATGGGGTCGTTTCTGCAACTGGATAACCAGCACTGAAAACCGTCTTTATATTGGGtggttcggtgttttgatgatccctaccttattgaccgcaacttctgtatttattatcgccttcattgctgctcctccagtagatattgatggtattcgtgaacctgtttctggttctctactttatgGAAATAATATTATCTCTGGTGCTATTATTCCTACTTCTGCAGCTATAGGTTTACATTTTTACCCAATCTGGGAAGCAGCATCTGTTGATGAGTGGTTATACAATGGTGGTCCTTATGAGCTAATTGTTCTACACTTCTTACTTGGTGTAGCTTGTTACATGGGTCGTGAGTGGGAACTTAGTTTCCGTCTGGGTATGCGTCCTTGGATTGCTGTTGCATATTCAGCTCCTGTTGCAGCTGCTACTGCTGTTTTCTTGATCTACCCTATTGGTCAAGGAAGTTTCTCTGATGGTATGCCTTTAGGAATATCTGGTACTTtcaacttcatgattgtattccaggcaGAACACAACATCCTTATGCATCCATTTCACATGTTAGGTGTAGCTGGTGTATTCGGCGGCTCCCTATTCAGTGCTATGCATGGTTCCTTGGTAACCTCTAGTTTGATCAGGGAAACCACTGAAAACGAATCTGCTAACGCAGGTTACAGATTCGGTCAAGAGGAAGAGACTTATAATATCGTAGCTGCTCATGGTTATTTTGGCCGATTGATCTTCCAATATGCTAGTTTCAACAACTCTCGTTCTTTACATTTCTTCTTGGCTGCTTGGCCTGTAATTGGTATCTGGTTCACTTCTTTAGGTATTAGCACCATGGCTTTCAACCTAAATGGTTTCAATTTCAACCAATCCGTAGTTGACAGTCAGGGTCGTGTCATTAACACTTGGGCTGATATCATCAACCGTGCTAACCTTGGTATGGAAGTAATGCATGAACGTAATGCTCACAACTTCCCTCTAGACCTAGCTGCTGTCGAAGTTTCATCTACAAATGGATAAGATTTTTGTCTTAGTGTATACGAATCGTTGAAACAAAGTAGCAATACCCCATATCTTGCTTTAGCAAGATATGGGGTATTGCTGCTTTGTTGGATACAATATTGTTTTTTTGCGCACAGCATACATATAAACTAAAAAGATAACATAAATTTAAGAGTTAAGTATAAgataagataagtaaatcaagataagagataagacctgaatgataaacacttgttttactttcagttttttttttcacaaaaaaaagaatttggcttttatttcaatttccattttttttatcttaaatttttattttaatattaaaatgaactttcaattaacttaacgacgagatttattatcgtttcttgcatgtctcgcaaaagtaaaagtaggcgcgaattctcccaatttgtgacctaccatacgatctgttatataaataggtaaatgttcctttccattatgaatagcgattgtatggccaatcattgtgggtataatggtagatgcccgagaccaagttactattatttctttctcctccctcatgttgagtttttccattttttccgataaatggttagctacaaaagggtttttttttagcgaacgtgtcatgtcacagtgtattactccttttttttacattttttattttaaagattggcattctatgtccaatatctcgatctaagttaagtatggaggtaagaataaatacaataatgatgaatggaaaaaagataaaatcctttagctagaaaagggggcggatgtagccaagtggatcaaggcagtggattgtgaatccaccatgcgcgggttcaattcccgtcgttcgcccatcacattttttcaaattcaaaaaattctattttaaatattcctatttacggcgacgaagaataaaactatcactatattttttccttttcctacttcttcttccaagcgcaggataaccccaaggggttgtgggtttttttctaccgattggggctctcccctcaccgcccccatggggatggtctacagggttcataactactcctcttactacaggacgcttacctagccaacacttagatccggctctacccaaacttttttggttcaccccaacattacccacttgtccgactgttgctaagcagtttttggatatcaaacggacctccccagatggtaatcttaatgtggccgatttaccctcttttgcaatcagtttcgctacagcacctgctgctctagctaattgtccaccctttccaagtgtgatttctatgttatgtatggccgtgcctaagggcatatcggttgaagtagattcttcttttttatcaataaaaaccccttcccaaactgtacaagcttcttccaaagcatacggctttctagatgtatatgatgatatctagacagatggatcttatataaatcgtatgatgaagtaccacatgagtggatatataggaatccaaatctgctgaatcactcatgttatgatcttctacatcctaggtctccccgttccgtcatctggcttatgttcttcatgtagcattcagaccgaatgactctatgaaattacgtcgatacttccacatattacgggtaacgtaggagacatctctctttttccccggggggatcttaattaccactgcttagctttcaattcgcctctgaccatcaaattaaatgtgaataacccgtcctcctctctttgaaacaaggggcgcttccggttctgtgcgtgcttcaaacaattttgtcttctccatattaccatatctctagagtcaataattttctatgaggaactactgaactcaatcacttgctgccgttactcaacagttttctgttgaggtctatcccgtagaggtactcaaattggatcagtgatcgatttctaggtttcgtcgtaaacctaattggttacttccaattacgtaaatcaatagttcaaaccgcactcaaaggtagggcatttcccattgatataggaacttctgtaccagaaacaatggtatctccaattatagcccctctgggatgtaaaatatatctcttctcaccatccccatagtgtatgagacaaatgtatgcatttcgattagggtcgtattctatggttacgattctaccagatatgtctttttcattccgtcgaaaatcgattttacggtatagacgcttatgacctccccctctatgccgtgcggtaatgattcctctggcattacgacctttactacaacgatgctgtccatagatcaaattatttcgtggattggatttcacttgactgtttacggctccattgcgtgtgctcggggtagaagttttgtataaatgtatcgccgtgttattaagtattttgctttaagttcttttctctataagaggtggaatagaataacccggttgaagcgtaatgatcatacgtctgtaatgcattgtatgtcccataataggtcccattcttctaccctttcccgggagtcgatgactattcatagctattaccttgacaccaaagaagagttcgacccaatgctttatttctgtcctagttgatcctgattcgacattagaagtatattgattgttccccaataaccgaatactttttctgtaaatactgcatatttgattccatccataaatccattttcttccctatgagttccagtatcgataagaattctagttcttactgttcatatgttatggtatgaatataacataccaattcgttatgtatggatgatgagattccattgatacagagccaatccaatagacttattgaacgttcccattggtgtgcatccagcaggaattgaacctacgaatttgccaattatgagttgggcgctttaaccattcagccatggatgcttaacagagatcatcgtatatcgtaaataatatcgtaaataagtatatcgtataaataagtatatcgtaaataagtatatcgtataaataagtatatcgtaaatgtataaataagtatatcgtaaataagtatatcgtataaataagtatatcgtaaatgtataaataagtatatcgtaaataagtatatcgtataaataagtatatcgtaaatgtataaataagtatatcgtaaataagtatatcgtataaataagtatatcgtaaatgtataaataagtatatcgtaaataagtatatcgtataaataaccaaattccaattgaaataaaatctttaggagggatttatgagacgacatcaattcaaattctggatcgtcgaattgagagagatattgagagagatcaagttgagagagatcaagaattctcactatttcttagattcgtggatcaaatacatttttttccatcaagaacgctttatgaaactttttgacccccgaatttggagtaccctactttcacgtgattcgcagggttcaacaagcaatcgatatttcatgatcaaaggtgtaatcaaaggtgtagtactgcttgtagtagcggtccttatatctcgtattaacaatcgaaagatggtcgaaagaaaaaatctctatttgatggagcttcttcctatacctatgaattccattggacccagaaatgtgaattccattggacccagaaatgagacattggaagaatcttttcggtcttccaatatcaataggttgattgtttcgttcctgtatcttccaaaagggaaaaagatttctgagagttgtttcatggatccgcaagagagtacttgggttctcccaataaataaaaagtgtatcatgcctgaatctaaccggagttcgcggtggtggaggaaccggatcggaaaaaagagggattctagttgtaagatatctaatgaaaccgtagctggaattaatgaaaccgtagctggaattaagatctcattcaaagagaaagatagcgaatatctggagtttctttttttatcctatacggatgatccgatccgcaaggaccatgattgggaattgtttgatcgtctttctccgagaagaagcgaaacataatcaacttgaatttgggacagctattcgaaatcttagggaaagacttgatttgttatctcatgtctgcttttcgtgaaaaaagaccaattgaaggggagggtttcttcaaacaacaaggagctgaggcaactattcaatcaaatgatattgagcatgtttcccatctcttctcgagaaacaagtggggtatttctttgcaaaattgtgttcaatttcatatgtggcaattccgccaagatctcttcgttagttgggggaagaatcagcacgaatcggattttttgaggaacgtatcgagagagaatttgatttggttagacaatgtgtggttggtaaacaaggatcggttttttagcaaggtacggaatgtattgtcaaatattcaatatgattccacaagatctattttcgttcaagtaagggattctagccaattgaaaggatcttctgatcaatccatagatcatttcgattccattagaaatgaggattcagaatatcccacattgatcgatcaaacagacattcagcaactaaaagaaagatcgattctttgggatccttcctttcttcaaacggaacgaacagagatagaatcagatcgattcccgaaatgcctttttggatcttcctcaatgtcccggctattcacggaacgtgagaagcagatgaataatcatctgcttc is a window from the Musa acuminata AAA Group cultivar baxijiao unplaced genomic scaffold, Cavendish_Baxijiao_AAA HiC_scaffold_458, whole genome shotgun sequence genome containing:
- the LOC135659702 gene encoding photosystem II protein D1, producing the protein MTAILERRESTSLWGRFCNWITSTENRLYIGWFGVLMIPTLLTATSVFIIAFIAAPPVDIDGIREPVSGSLLYGNNIISGAIIPTSAAIGLHFYPIWEAASVDEWLYNGGPYELIVLHFLLGVACYMGREWELSFRLGMRPWIAVAYSAPVAAATAVFLIYPIGQGSFSDGMPLGISGTFNFMIVFQAEHNILMHPFHMLGVAGVFGGSLFSAMHGSLVTSSLIRETTENESANAGYRFGQEEETYNIVAAHGYFGRLIFQYASFNNSRSLHFFLAAWPVIGIWFTSLGISTMAFNLNGFNFNQSVVDSQGRVINTWADIINRANLGMEVMHERNAHNFPLDLAAVEVSSTNG